In Stieleria varia, one genomic interval encodes:
- a CDS encoding ABC transporter ATP-binding protein, producing MSVADAYRSQDSSDNVAGTRPNATSIRNLQKHYVLKSETVKALRGVSFDVPEGDYVAIMGPSGSGKSTLLNLLGCLDKPTSGSLLLGNDDIAMMTDDQLAEIRSERIGFVFQSYNLIQQLTVVENIQVPLFYQGKLGGKEYQRAVTLASRVGLGDRLDHRPTQLSGGQQQRVAIARSLVNDPYFVLADEPTGNLDSVTTEEILSLFDELNAEGRTIILVTHEDEVAERAKRVVRLKDGLLHTDTLNDPARREAAKKRQALHAAEIAAQE from the coding sequence TGCCGACGCTTATCGTTCGCAAGATTCCAGTGACAACGTCGCGGGCACACGTCCAAACGCCACGTCGATCCGCAACTTGCAAAAACATTACGTGCTCAAAAGTGAAACGGTGAAGGCGCTTCGCGGTGTTTCCTTTGATGTGCCCGAAGGCGATTACGTTGCCATCATGGGACCGTCGGGAAGCGGCAAAAGCACGCTGCTGAACTTGCTGGGTTGCCTGGACAAGCCCACGTCGGGCAGTCTGCTGTTGGGCAACGATGACATCGCCATGATGACTGATGACCAACTCGCCGAAATTCGATCCGAGAGAATCGGATTTGTGTTTCAGTCCTACAACCTGATCCAGCAACTCACGGTCGTCGAAAACATTCAGGTGCCGTTGTTCTATCAGGGCAAATTGGGTGGCAAAGAATACCAACGCGCCGTCACGTTGGCCTCGCGAGTCGGCTTGGGAGATCGCTTGGATCACCGACCGACACAGCTATCCGGTGGTCAGCAACAGCGGGTTGCGATCGCACGCAGCCTTGTTAACGATCCGTACTTTGTTCTTGCCGACGAGCCCACCGGTAACCTCGATTCGGTCACCACAGAGGAAATTCTCAGTCTGTTCGACGAACTCAACGCGGAAGGCCGAACGATCATCTTGGTCACTCACGAAGACGAAGTCGCCGAGCGAGCAAAACGCGTGGTACGACTCAAAGACGGTTTGCTTCACACCGACACACTGAACGATCCCGCGCGACGCGAAGCAGCGAAGAAACGCCAAGCTT